The following nucleotide sequence is from Psychroflexus torquis ATCC 700755.
CTAAACCAGGAAGATAGACACTGAAAGTTAAGTTCTTCCCCGCCTGACTTTGCCAAGCTGTTCCACGTTGTCCTCTACCAGAAATTTGGTTGTCTGCCACCAAACAACATGGTACTTTTATAGAATTCAATTTTACATAGTCCTTTAAATAACTATTTGTTGAACTTGTGGCATCAACTTTGACTAGTTTCATAGAGAGCTTATATATCGAATAATCTTTTGTTAACTGTGGCAAAAAAAGGGATTAAAAACCTATTTTTGCGTTAAAAATCAAGGAATTTTAATGGGTACGAAAAAAGAAAACTTAGACCAACTTATTACACATATTATACAAGGTATAGAAGAAGTTAAAGGAGATGATATACAAATTATAGATTTGAGAGAACTTGAAAATACGGTTTGTGATTATTTCATAGTTTGCTCTGGTAACTCCAACACACAAGTGAATGCTATTGAAAGTTCTGTAAGAAAAGCGGTGAGCAAAGCACTACACGACAAGCCATGGCACGTTGAAGGACTCGAAAATTCCCAGTGGGTATTGATGGATTATGTGAATGTCGTTGTTCATGTTTTCCAGAAGCAAATTAGAGAATATTACGACATAGAAAGCTTATGGGGAGATGCGAAAATAACATCTGTACAATCTAATTACTAAATAAGAGAGCGAGAAAATGGCTAAAAAAGCAACACAAAAGAAATCAACAAATAAAGAATCGAAGAAACCAAAATTCAATTCATATTGGATTTATATCGGCATTATAGTCATTTTCTTGGGAGTTCAATTTTTTGGAGGAAGCGGTTTTAGTGAACCCGATAAAACTAGTTTAGCTCAATTCGAGAGTTTTCTTAGAGATGGCGATGTTGAAAAAGTAAATATTGTCAAAAATTCTAGAATTGCAGAAGTCTTTTTAACCACAGAAGCAAAAGCTAAACCCAAACATAAAGGAACTGGTGAAGACCCAGTTTTCGCCTCTTCTGGCAATCCTGATTATAATTTTGAATTTGGTGATTTACAAAACTTTGAAAATTCCATTGAAAAAATTAAAAAGGATGAAAATATAAACACCAGTGTTTATTATGAAACACGTTCTAACTATTTCAGTGAAATCCTTATAGGTTTACTTCCTATTATTTTAATAGTCGGTATTTGGATTTTTATCATGAAACGCATGAGCAAAGGTGGCGGAGGTGGCCCTGGTGGTCAAATATTTAATATTGGTAAATCCAAGGCGAAACTTTTCGATGAAAAGAAAGATGTAAAAACATCTTTTAAGGACGTCGCTGGACTAGAAGGTGCTAAAGATGAAGTACAAGAAATTGTAGATTTTCTAAAACACCCTGATAAATACACTAATCTTGGTGGTAAAATACCTAAAGGAGCCTTATTGGTAGGTCCTCCTGGAACTGGTAAAACACTTCTTGCTAAAGCTGTTGCAGGTGAAGCAGGTGTTCCATTTTTCTCTTTATCAGGATCAGATTTTGTCGAAATGTTCGTTGGTGTTGGAGCCTCAAGAGTAAGAGATCTTTTCAAACAAGCTAAAGAAAAATCGCCTTCTATTATTTTTATAGACGAAATCGATGCCATTGGTCGCTCTAGAGGTAAAGGAGGTATGTCAGGTTCAAATGATGAACGTGAAAACACCTTGAATCAACTCTTAACTGAAATGGATGGGTTTGGTACCAATACAAATGTTATTGTCATTGCAGCCACAAACCGTGCAGATGTTTTAGATAAAGCATTAATGAGAGCAGGTCGTTTTGATAGACAGATTTATGTAGACCTTCCAGATGTTAAAGAGAGAGAAGAAATATTTGAAGTGCATTTAAAACCACTCAAAAAGGCAGAAAATGAGCTTGACACTATGTTTTTAGCAAAGCAAACTCCTGGATTTTCTGGAGCCGATATAGCTAACTTATGTAATGAAGCCGCATTAATTGCCGCAAGAAATAACAGTAAAGCTGTTGGAAAACAAGATTTCCTTGATGCTGTAGATAGAATTGTGGGCGGACTGGAAAAGAAAAATAAAATTATGTCCAAAGATGAAAAGAAAGCCATTGCTTTTCATGAAGCTGGACATGCCACGGTAAGTTGGATGTTGGAATACGCGTCCCCTTTGGTGAAAGTTACTATTGTACCACGTGGTCGATCTCTTGGTGCAGCTTGGTATCTTCCAGAAGAAAGACAAATTGTACGTACAGAGCAAATATTGGATGAAATGTGTGCTACAATGGGTGGTCGTGCCGCTGAAAAAGTGATTTTTAATAAAATATCGACTGGAGCTTTAAGTGATTTAGAAAAAGTGACGAAGCAGGCTAAAGCGATGGTAACTGTTTATGGTCTGAGTGAAAAGATAGGAAATTTAACCTATTACGATTCTTCAGAACAATCGGATTACAATTTCACAAAGCCTTATAGTGATAAAACTTCAGAATTAATTGATGAAGAAATTTCTAGAATTATTGAAGAACAATATCTAAGAGCAATTGGTATTTTAGAGAAACACAAAGATCAATTGACCCAACTTGCAGATTTATTATTAGAAAAAGAGGTTATATTTAAAGACGATTTAGTAAAAATCTTTGGGGAAAGACCTTTTGTCAAGCCAGAAATGATTGATAATACCGAAAGACAAAAAAAGAAATCGGACGATAGAGAAGCAGATCAAAAGGCTTCAGAAGAAAAAGCTAAGCAAGAAAAAGAATCAGAAGATAAAACAGACGAAGACAATAACGATGATTCTAAAAAGGATGACAAAGTGGAAAGCAATTAAATAGACACTTAAGACCCTTTATAAACTTATAAAAAAAGCCTGATTTGGACTTTGTCAAAATCAGGCTTTTTTTACATTAATTAAAATGTACATTTAAATAAAATTTGCGCAATTTTTAAACACTTCATAAAACGCCTTTTAGGCCTCGAGACAAAAAAAGATACCGACGAGTATGGAAATGAGATAGGTAAATTTATGCCTAAACCTGAAATACCCGTTGATGAGGAGTTTATGATAAATTTTAAAAAAAATGGTGGTAAGTTTTTGTACTGTGAAGACGAAAATGAATTGAGACTCAATTTTTTTGAAATCTTAAAAGAAAATCAGTGGGAAAAATGTGAAGCTTATTGTAGCAATTTAGAAATTCCGAAAATTTTTAAACACACAAAATTAAAATTCAACAAAAACTTAAGTGCTTGTGTATTCTTGTCTGATTGTGAATTTTTAATTTCAAATACAGGAGCAATTCTAGTTAGTTCTTGCCAAATGGGAGATAAAAGATTAGCAGATCTTCCTCTTAATTTTATCATAATTGCTAAAACTAGTCAGATGATTAAAACCATAGGCGAAGGACTCCAAAAAATTAATAAAAAACACAATAGAATACTACCTACTAACATCACAACTATTAAAACTTTTGAAGAAAAGAAAGATTCTGATTTTATGACCTATGGAAGTACTCCAAAAAATTTATATTTGCTCCTTTTAGAAGATCTATAGCAAATGTCTGAAATTCTCAAAAGAAGCATCACTGGTGCTTTGTATATTATCATAATTGTATCTACTGCCTTTTTAAGTCACTATCTACTTCTTGTATTTTTTACAGTAGTGGGTCTTATTTGTTTAAGAGAATTTCAAACCCTCTTGCAATTTAAAAATATAATGTCGTACTTTTCTCTAGTAGTTCTTTTGTATTACTTCAATTTTACAGAAACCTACTTACCGGTTCTAATTGCCTATTTGGCCATGACCTTGGTTGTAAAACTATTCCTTTTAAAAGATTTGTATACCTTAAACGACATTCCTATTTTTGATGGGAAAAAGCATTTGCTTACTTTATTTTATATCGTCCCCTCCATTATTTTTTTAACAATGATTCCCGTTTATAAGGAAAATTATGAATATGTCCTTATAGGAACTTTTGTACTGATATGGACGAACGATTCTTTCGCCTATCTTGTGGGTAAGAACTTTGGAAAACATAAGTTATTCGAAAGAATTTCACCAAAGAAAACAATTGAAGGTTTTATTGGAGGAGCAGTTTTCACAGTCGCTATGAGCTACTTAATATTTACTTATATAGACATGTTGCCTTGGTGGGCTTGGATTATTTTAGCGCTAATTGTAAGTGTTTTTGGAACACTTGGAGATTTGGTTCAATCCAAATTTAAAAGAAAAGCTGATGTTAAGGATAGTGGAAAAATAATGCCGGGTCACGGTGGTATATTTGATAGGATGGATAGCATGCTTTTTTCGAGTACTTTTGTTTTTATTTTTATTTTATTCGTTGATTATGTTTCATAGAGAAGGTTATAAAATTTTAGTTTCGAGTTTGATTGGATTAATTGTTATTAATCTTCTGTCAAACCTGCTTATAAATAAACAGTGGATTGTGACCACAATTTTCTTGGCCACACTTGTCATGTTTATTCTTGTTGCACAGTTTTTCAGAAACCCAAAGCGGCATGTGAAAAAGAATAAAAAAAATATCTTATCGCCAGTCGATGGCAAAGTTGTCGCTATAGAAAAAGTATTTGAGCCAGAATTTGTAAACGAAGAGCGCTTACAGGTATCTATATTTATGTCTCCATTAAATGTCCACGTAACCAGATATCCCATTGGTGGTAAAATTTTATATACAAAATATCACCCTGGTAAATTTTTTGTCGCTTGGCATCCAAAGTCTAGTGAAGAAAACGAGAGGACCACGGTTGTTGTTGAGACACAAAATTTTGGAAATATTTTATTTAGACAAATAGCAGGTGCTGTAGCAAGACGAATTGTAAACTATGCTAAGGAAGACAAAATAGCAGTTCAGGGAGAGGATTCTGGATTTATAAAATTTGGATCAAGAGTTGATTTATTTCTACCTGTGGATTCAGAAATTTCTGTATCTATCAACGATAATGTGAAAGGTGGGGAATCTATCATTTTAAAAGCCAAGTAAAATGGATCTAGAAAAGCTTACGGAACAGGAGGTTGAAAAGCTTTTTGAACATGCTTATCAAAGGGTAAGTGAAACTGATAAAAAATTCCCTCAAGATGTTCTTTTGTACTTTTATGCCTATTATAAACATGCTAAAAACGAATCCGATTTAAAAGTCACTCAAAGCCCAATTAATGGGGAAGAACTAGTCAATGCTTTTAAAGCGAATGCTATGTTTCAAGTGAAAACATTTTCTCAACAAGAATCCAAATTAAAGTATATCCGACTTGCTCAACTTCAGCTCGGAGACGAATTTGATCCTGAATAAAAAAGGTCAATTTTTCATTAAAATTGACCTTTTTTAGTATATCATTCTACTTAAAAATTATAAACTTTCTAAGCTCGCTGTAATCGTTTGAATTTGAGCTAGAGCATCCGCTTTCTTTTGCTTCTCGAGATTAACCACTTGTTCCGGAGCATTGTTAACAAACCTCTCGTTGGCTAACTTTTTATCCACAGATATCAAGAAACCTTTGTAATACAGAAGTTCCTCTTTTAACTTTGCTATCTCTGCTTCTATATCAATAGCCCCTTCTACAGGAATAAAGTACTCGTTAGATTTGACTCTAAAGGTTAGACTCCCTTCAATTGCTGAATCTACGTAAGTAAGGTTTTGGAGATTACCCATTTTTGTAATAACAGAATCGAAGGCCTTTGATGCTGACTCGTTATTGATAATCAAAAAGTCAATTTCATTTTTGAAAGCTATATTTTTTTCTTTACGTATAGTTCTTATCCCTGAAATCACTTCAGCAGTAAAAGCAAATTCAGAAATAATAGACGAATTATATTTCCTTTGCTCTGGCCATAAAGATACAGTCAAGGCCTCTGAGGGTTCTCTTTTAGTAATTTGATGCCATATTTCTTCTGTTATAAATGGCATAAAGGGATGTAATATTTTGAGATTATCTTCAAATAAGGCAATAGCAGATTCTAGTGTTTTTTGATCAACAGGCTGTTCGTAACCTGGCTTTATGATTTCTAAAAACCAAGAACAGAAATCATCCCAAACCAGTTTATAACTAGTCATTAAGGCATTAGAAATTCTATATTTTGAATAATGATCTTCTAGCTCACGTAATTTATCTTGAAATACAGCTTCATACCATTGTATTGCAATTTTAGAAGATTCTGGCTGCTCTATAGTTTCACTTACTTCCCAAGAAGTAATCAATTTAAAAGCATTCCAAATTTTATTGCTAAAGCCTTTACCCTGTTGGCATAAGGCTTCATCAAACAAAAGATCATTCCCAGCAGCATTACTCAATAGCAGGCCTACTCTTACGCCATCTGCGCTATAATTCTCAATCAGTTTTAAAGCATCTGGAGAATTCCCTAAAGATTTAGACATTTTTTTCCTTTGCTTATCTCTTACTAAGCCTGTGAGATAGACATTTTCAAAAGGCTTCTGACCTGTATACTCATATCCTGCCATAATCATACGGGCTACCCAGAAAAATAAAATATCTGGACCAGTCACCAAATCGTTGGTTGGATAATAGTATTGGAATTCTTTATTTTCTGGATTTCTTATCCCATCGAATACGCTTATAGGCCATAACCAAGAAGAAAACCAAGTATCCAGAACATCACTATCTTGAGTTAAATCTGATAGTGATAATGATTTTCCTGACTTTTCTTTTGCTAAGTGTAAAGCGTCTTCTTTTGTCTTTGCAACTACGTAGTCATTTTCACCATCCCCAAAATAATAAGCTGGAATTTGATGTCCCCACCAAAGCTGTCTCGAAATATTCCAATCACGGATATTTTCCATCCAGTGTCGGTATGTGTTTTCAAACTTCTTGGGGTGAAGATGAATTTCATCTGACTCCAATACAGCAGTAATCGCAGGTTTTGCAAGATCTTTCATCTTCAAAAACCACTGATCTGATAACCTTGGCTCTATCACTGCTTTTGTTCTTTCCGAGGTCCCCACTTTGTTGGTATAATTTTCGGTTTTAAGCAAAGATCCCTGTTTTTCTAGTGCTTTAACAAAGTTTGTCCTTGCTACAAAGCGATCTTGACCTTCATAATCTAGTCCGAAACTATTTAAGGTAGCATCCTCATTGAAAATATCGTAGACCTCTAGGTTGTGTTTTTCCCCTAATACTTTGTCATTTTCGTCATGTGCCGGAGTCACTTTAAGACAACCCGTTCCAAACTCGATATCCACGTAGTCGTCCTCAATAATTGGAATATGTCTTCCCACGATTGGAACAATGGCCTTTTTACCTTTAAGATGAGAAAATCTAGTATCATTGGGATTAACACAAATAGCAGAATCTCCGAAAATAGTTTCTGGCCTTGTGGTTGCTATGGTCAATTTTTCTTCAGAATCTACTAGTTGATAAGACACGAAGTAGAGTTTACCTTGTTTTTCTTCATAAATCACTTCTTCATCAGACAAGGTGGTCTTAGCTTCTGGATCCCAATTTACCATGCGGTAGCCCCGATAGACCAAGCCTTTATTATGAAGGTCTATAAAGGACTGCACAACCGACTCGTACATGTTATCGTCCAATGTAAATTTAGTACGTTCCCAATCACAAGAGGCTCCTAGCTTTTTTAGTTGATTCAAAATTCTACCGCCGTAGTCATCGGTCCATTCCCAAGCGTGTTTTAAAAAATCCTCTCGACTCAGGTCCGCTTTAGAAATTCCGTCTGCTTTAAGCTTAGCAACCACTTTAGCTTCAGTAGCAATAGAAGCATGATCCGTTCCTGGCACCCAACAGGCATTTTTACCCAATAATCTAGCTCTTCTTACCAGAACATCTTGGATAGTAATATTAAGCATGTGGCCCATGTGTAAAACTCCTGTCACATTTGGTGGAGGAATAACTATGGAATAAGGTTCTCTCTCATCCACCTCAGAGTGAAAAAAATTATGCTTTTCCCAATAGGAATACCATTTTTGCTCTGCTTCTTTAGAATTATACTTAAGTGTACTTGACATGTTGACTGAATATTTGAAATCGTAAAATTACTGATAAGTCCACAAACTAAAAGAATTAAGATTTAAATTATCCGAAGAATTTTAAGTTTTAAAATTCTTGACTATATTTACTTTATGAAAAACTTTACATTCCTCTGTTTTCTATGGTTTCATTTTATAACGTTTGGACAAAACCCTGAAGGTTTGAGCTTCGAAACATCAACTTATGATTTTGGAATTATAGATTCACAAACCAAGGCAAAAGCAGTATTTAAGTTTAAGAATAGCTCAAATTCTACTATTGAAATTTTAAAAATACACGGCAAAAGCCATTGTATAAAAATCGACTCTTCTAGTTTAAGAACTTATGCCCCAAAAGAGGGAGGTGAAATTTTAATTTCTTACAATACTAGTTGCAAGGGTCCTATCCGAAGAACGGTAAGTGTATTTACATCTCAAAAAGAACATACGATTACTTTAAAACTTATTGGAAAAGTCTCTGAGTAAAATCTATTCAATTGAGCTGGGATCTCAAAATGATAGTTCTTTTTAACGTCACATCTCCCCTTTTCAAGATTAACTTAACTCGGTCTCCCTCGTCACCACTAAGTAACTGATTAATTTTATCAAGACCTAAAGAAGTGATTGATCTGCCGTTCATCTTCAAAATCCTATCCCCTATTTGAATATCAATTTCTGAAGATGAAGAGTTGGGTCTTATATTAGCTACGTTTAGAATTTTAGAAATTTGTAATCTAATACTAAATTGTTCTGGTGAAGTTGTTTTGGCATAAACTGACTTTTCTTTATCATATATCTTAACTCGAATAGGCGTTTTGATGGTATTAATTTCTTCTCCTATATATTGTAGGAATAATCCACTCCTATCATAATTAAAATTATCGTTGAAACTCCTATTGGACTTTAAATATAAATTTTGATTTTTATAGTCAAAAAAAATTACAAATCGTCTTAAAACTTCAGCACCCAAAATACCATCTTTATACCGATCTGCGGTAAACAATTCAGCTGAGACAGAGTCTACATAGGCTGTCCTAGGTTCTTTTAATTTGTAGTCTCCTAATTGAACTGACTTAGCTTTAGACCTCATCCCTTCAATCACACTTTCTAAACCATAGCCTATGTAATCAAAAAATGAATTCTTAGGAGCAACCACGTCTTTATTTTCAAAAATCCAAAAAGCATCACTAGAACCAGCATCAATTAAGAAAACTAATTCTTTTACTGTACCATCTTTAAATTCTATTGGAATTTTAATGTGAGGCTTTTTTCTTATAAACCGAAAATCAATTTTATCAAAATCATTAAGTTTTCTATTGAATTTATCGTGTTGATACAGACGAAGTTTATTTCGGTTATAATTTAACCTTAGAATAAAATCTTTTAGAAATTCATACCCTATGATACCTTGAACATTTATACCCAGTTTACTAGAAAGATCAAATCTAGGGTCAGTAATAAAGTAAACTTCCTGTTTTTCTCCGCGTATGGGTCCAAAATCTATGATATTATTTGTCGTTCTAAAAGCTTTTACTGGCTCTGAACTTCCTAAGCTCCTTAACGAAATATATTCTGCCTCTACTAAAGATAAAGAATCCTTGACTTGACCAAATACCTTGGTCTTATTGACACCCGTATCGAGTAAAAAATTAACTAATTCTCCATTAAGCAAGGCTGATAAAATGATAAGATTGTTAACTGATCTGAACTTTAAATTCACAGCTCTATCGCCTTCATCTTTAAATTTGAATTGATTTTGAGTAAAGCAATAGTGATGATAAAATAAACTACAGAAAACAAGACTCCAAAACCAAGTATTTTTCTTCATAAATTTAAAATACAAAACATTTAAAATTCAGTAAAATATAAACTTTAATTTTAATTAGTATTTAAGACTTTTCACATGGATTTGAAGATTGTGAATCTTGCAATTACTAATTAAAATTACGACATTTACACAAAAATTACACTATGCCTAAAATATCTTCTAAGGGGCTTAACATGCCTCAATCTCCAATACGTAAGTTAGCTCCTTTTGCAGATAGAGCAATAGAGGAAGGAAAAAAAATATTTTTCCTAAATATTGGACAACCAGACATTTCAACTCCAAAAGCAGCCTTGGATGCTGTCAAGAATAATAATCTTGATATTTTATCTTACAGCCCCTCATCGGGATTTGATTCTTACAAAAAGAAGTTGGCCAAGTATTATGTAGAAAATGGTATTGATATTGAAGCCGATGACCTTATCGTCACTACAGGAGGATCTGAAGCACTTCTTTTTACTATGGGAAGCATCACAGACCCCGGAGATGAAGTTATAATACCTGAGCCTTTTTATGCAAATTATAATGGCTTTGCAGTAGCCTCTGGTGTTGTTGTAAAACCAGTAGAGTCCAAATTTGAAGATAATTTTGCCTTACCTTCAATAAGCGAATTTGAAAAGCAGATTACAGAAAAAACAAAAGCTATAATTATTTGTAATCCAGGAAATCCTACAGGATATTTATATACAAAAGATGAGATTCAAAAGCTTGCAGATCTTGCTATAAAACATGATCTTTTTATTGTAGCCGACGAAGTTTACAGAGAGTTTGTCTACGATGGTGAAGAACACCATTCTATTATGAGTTTGCCAGAGTTAAAGAATCATGCAATTATGGTGGATTCTGTCTCTAAGCGTTATAGTATGTGTGGAGCTAGAATAGGATGTATGGTTTCTAAAAATAAAGAGTTAATAGCTACAGCTCTAAAGTTTGCTCAGGCCAGACTAAGTCCTCCTACC
It contains:
- a CDS encoding DUF1573 domain-containing protein — protein: MKNFTFLCFLWFHFITFGQNPEGLSFETSTYDFGIIDSQTKAKAVFKFKNSSNSTIEILKIHGKSHCIKIDSSSLRTYAPKEGGEILISYNTSCKGPIRRTVSVFTSQKEHTITLKLIGKVSE
- a CDS encoding aspartyl protease family protein, whose translation is MKKNTWFWSLVFCSLFYHHYCFTQNQFKFKDEGDRAVNLKFRSVNNLIILSALLNGELVNFLLDTGVNKTKVFGQVKDSLSLVEAEYISLRSLGSSEPVKAFRTTNNIIDFGPIRGEKQEVYFITDPRFDLSSKLGINVQGIIGYEFLKDFILRLNYNRNKLRLYQHDKFNRKLNDFDKIDFRFIRKKPHIKIPIEFKDGTVKELVFLIDAGSSDAFWIFENKDVVAPKNSFFDYIGYGLESVIEGMRSKAKSVQLGDYKLKEPRTAYVDSVSAELFTADRYKDGILGAEVLRRFVIFFDYKNQNLYLKSNRSFNDNFNYDRSGLFLQYIGEEINTIKTPIRVKIYDKEKSVYAKTTSPEQFSIRLQISKILNVANIRPNSSSSEIDIQIGDRILKMNGRSITSLGLDKINQLLSGDEGDRVKLILKRGDVTLKRTIILRSQLN
- the ftsH gene encoding ATP-dependent zinc metalloprotease FtsH — its product is MAKKATQKKSTNKESKKPKFNSYWIYIGIIVIFLGVQFFGGSGFSEPDKTSLAQFESFLRDGDVEKVNIVKNSRIAEVFLTTEAKAKPKHKGTGEDPVFASSGNPDYNFEFGDLQNFENSIEKIKKDENINTSVYYETRSNYFSEILIGLLPIILIVGIWIFIMKRMSKGGGGGPGGQIFNIGKSKAKLFDEKKDVKTSFKDVAGLEGAKDEVQEIVDFLKHPDKYTNLGGKIPKGALLVGPPGTGKTLLAKAVAGEAGVPFFSLSGSDFVEMFVGVGASRVRDLFKQAKEKSPSIIFIDEIDAIGRSRGKGGMSGSNDERENTLNQLLTEMDGFGTNTNVIVIAATNRADVLDKALMRAGRFDRQIYVDLPDVKEREEIFEVHLKPLKKAENELDTMFLAKQTPGFSGADIANLCNEAALIAARNNSKAVGKQDFLDAVDRIVGGLEKKNKIMSKDEKKAIAFHEAGHATVSWMLEYASPLVKVTIVPRGRSLGAAWYLPEERQIVRTEQILDEMCATMGGRAAEKVIFNKISTGALSDLEKVTKQAKAMVTVYGLSEKIGNLTYYDSSEQSDYNFTKPYSDKTSELIDEEISRIIEEQYLRAIGILEKHKDQLTQLADLLLEKEVIFKDDLVKIFGERPFVKPEMIDNTERQKKKSDDREADQKASEEKAKQEKESEDKTDEDNNDDSKKDDKVESN
- a CDS encoding acyl-CoA-binding protein, which translates into the protein MDLEKLTEQEVEKLFEHAYQRVSETDKKFPQDVLLYFYAYYKHAKNESDLKVTQSPINGEELVNAFKANAMFQVKTFSQQESKLKYIRLAQLQLGDEFDPE
- a CDS encoding phosphatidate cytidylyltransferase, producing MSEILKRSITGALYIIIIVSTAFLSHYLLLVFFTVVGLICLREFQTLLQFKNIMSYFSLVVLLYYFNFTETYLPVLIAYLAMTLVVKLFLLKDLYTLNDIPIFDGKKHLLTLFYIVPSIIFLTMIPVYKENYEYVLIGTFVLIWTNDSFAYLVGKNFGKHKLFERISPKKTIEGFIGGAVFTVAMSYLIFTYIDMLPWWAWIILALIVSVFGTLGDLVQSKFKRKADVKDSGKIMPGHGGIFDRMDSMLFSSTFVFIFILFVDYVS
- the rsfS gene encoding ribosome silencing factor produces the protein MGTKKENLDQLITHIIQGIEEVKGDDIQIIDLRELENTVCDYFIVCSGNSNTQVNAIESSVRKAVSKALHDKPWHVEGLENSQWVLMDYVNVVVHVFQKQIREYYDIESLWGDAKITSVQSNY
- a CDS encoding pyridoxal phosphate-dependent aminotransferase, yielding MPKISSKGLNMPQSPIRKLAPFADRAIEEGKKIFFLNIGQPDISTPKAALDAVKNNNLDILSYSPSSGFDSYKKKLAKYYVENGIDIEADDLIVTTGGSEALLFTMGSITDPGDEVIIPEPFYANYNGFAVASGVVVKPVESKFEDNFALPSISEFEKQITEKTKAIIICNPGNPTGYLYTKDEIQKLADLAIKHDLFIVADEVYREFVYDGEEHHSIMSLPELKNHAIMVDSVSKRYSMCGARIGCMVSKNKELIATALKFAQARLSPPTFAQIASEAALDTKKDYFIEVNEEYKSRRDTLIEALEDIKGVKVAKPKGAFYCVAELPVEDSEDFAKWMLSEFDLNGETVMVAPAAGFYSTPHTGMNQIRIAYVIEKQNLLKAVAILKMALQAYTKR
- a CDS encoding valine--tRNA ligase; the protein is MSSTLKYNSKEAEQKWYSYWEKHNFFHSEVDEREPYSIVIPPPNVTGVLHMGHMLNITIQDVLVRRARLLGKNACWVPGTDHASIATEAKVVAKLKADGISKADLSREDFLKHAWEWTDDYGGRILNQLKKLGASCDWERTKFTLDDNMYESVVQSFIDLHNKGLVYRGYRMVNWDPEAKTTLSDEEVIYEEKQGKLYFVSYQLVDSEEKLTIATTRPETIFGDSAICVNPNDTRFSHLKGKKAIVPIVGRHIPIIEDDYVDIEFGTGCLKVTPAHDENDKVLGEKHNLEVYDIFNEDATLNSFGLDYEGQDRFVARTNFVKALEKQGSLLKTENYTNKVGTSERTKAVIEPRLSDQWFLKMKDLAKPAITAVLESDEIHLHPKKFENTYRHWMENIRDWNISRQLWWGHQIPAYYFGDGENDYVVAKTKEDALHLAKEKSGKSLSLSDLTQDSDVLDTWFSSWLWPISVFDGIRNPENKEFQYYYPTNDLVTGPDILFFWVARMIMAGYEYTGQKPFENVYLTGLVRDKQRKKMSKSLGNSPDALKLIENYSADGVRVGLLLSNAAGNDLLFDEALCQQGKGFSNKIWNAFKLITSWEVSETIEQPESSKIAIQWYEAVFQDKLRELEDHYSKYRISNALMTSYKLVWDDFCSWFLEIIKPGYEQPVDQKTLESAIALFEDNLKILHPFMPFITEEIWHQITKREPSEALTVSLWPEQRKYNSSIISEFAFTAEVISGIRTIRKEKNIAFKNEIDFLIINNESASKAFDSVITKMGNLQNLTYVDSAIEGSLTFRVKSNEYFIPVEGAIDIEAEIAKLKEELLYYKGFLISVDKKLANERFVNNAPEQVVNLEKQKKADALAQIQTITASLESL
- a CDS encoding phosphatidylserine decarboxylase family protein is translated as MFHREGYKILVSSLIGLIVINLLSNLLINKQWIVTTIFLATLVMFILVAQFFRNPKRHVKKNKKNILSPVDGKVVAIEKVFEPEFVNEERLQVSIFMSPLNVHVTRYPIGGKILYTKYHPGKFFVAWHPKSSEENERTTVVVETQNFGNILFRQIAGAVARRIVNYAKEDKIAVQGEDSGFIKFGSRVDLFLPVDSEISVSINDNVKGGESIILKAK
- a CDS encoding LUD domain-containing protein, whose product is MINFKKNGGKFLYCEDENELRLNFFEILKENQWEKCEAYCSNLEIPKIFKHTKLKFNKNLSACVFLSDCEFLISNTGAILVSSCQMGDKRLADLPLNFIIIAKTSQMIKTIGEGLQKINKKHNRILPTNITTIKTFEEKKDSDFMTYGSTPKNLYLLLLEDL